The Ananas comosus cultivar F153 linkage group 6, ASM154086v1, whole genome shotgun sequence genome segment atatcagatatttcaaaacttttgaaatgtatataggcaattaattatcccaaaaaaaatatggatggtTTTGATAGAGTTTGCTTTAAACTTAGAATGGATGAGgggaaataaatttatactttagAGCGGGTATGGTTTCAATCAactaaattcgaatttaaaatcaagctcgtgaaagataaaaaaaaaaaaaaacaaaacaatactTGATAAAACAAGAAATCTGCGTTATGGCTTGTTTTATAAtctatcttctttttctttttttcaagagataggtagcacgctaaccgctttattatttcatttagaaataaacttagttagaaatgtgaatcaacgagaattcgaacttgggtctcgggtaccagctatcaaactctttgccacttgcgctagggacggtcggtgtttTATAATCTATCTTGTCTCACTCATAATACGACTGCTATGAAGAAAAGTCTCAAGGATTCTCCTTTCATTGCATTTAAATTTCCTAGTATTATGACTAGAAAATAATCGGATATAATGCTTTGTTATGATCTACGTTTTATTAAACTAAGATGTAACAAATGACCTAAAAGAAGAGTGGCGGATCTACAATAGTCACCGACTCCTCCCCAATAAAAACTAGTGCAGGAACCGTGCGTTGCTACGGAAAATATTAtgaaagtaaaaatttatagagaataaaaatatcaaatacagTATCAATAATTAATTTCAATACTCAATTGACGATCGATTAGATTCAGTCAGATAAAAATCCTTGATATTGTCGTATAATATCATTGATGTCATAGTaataaatcaaaagaattaAGGAAAATAATATTCATGAATCAGTTATAGAAGCcgaaaaaatgacaaaaatcaaagaaaaggatttaaaaatagaatttatatAAGTTGGATCCAAAGCATGAGCATGACATGAGCATGAGCATGAGCATGAGTCATGAACATTTTATTGTTTGGATCCAAAGCATACCGAGTGCAACATGGCCATAACATCTTTGACACTACTGTTGCCCAAGAGCATAGTTTGAGACAGAAAAATGTTCAATTGGTATTCCATtgaatatacaaaaaaaacaaccaaaacTTCCTCATATTTCCTCCCCActgagaaaaaaagagaaatcctGCGAAAGAAAGAGCATGGATGATGTACTAAGAGAACGGCAAAGTGGGATGACAAAGTGCGCATCTCTACCTCATACATTGTTCAACTTCATTAACAGCAAAATACACTGCACTCACAAATACGccaaaacaatatcgaaaagtaagaaaataagacagtaaaattaataaatagatgTATAGAAAAGTAAATTAGCAAATATTAAGAAATGGCACCTTCAATCTCTAAAATCTCACAacctaataaaaatattaggagACTCAAAGATCAttatagtaaataatatttcAATAGACAATGTTAAAGACACCACATGTTAGAATTAAAGCAAAACAGCTCAAAAGAACACAAAAATACCAACAAACATTAAGAAGAATTCTACACTTCACCATATATTTAGAAGAAATAAAGCAAGTAAAGAAAGGTCAATTAAAACACACAAAAGAAGAAATACCAACAAATTAGTAAACAAACATCTTTTCAATGGctaatataaagagaaaaatcccCAATATAGTTCTATGTAACAAACCAAGatataatttaaaagaaaaacaataaaaaataacacaTATTTCCATATGCCATGAACCTAGAAAAGAAAACACATAACTATCAgcacaaattaatttatatttaatgaaaaaaatattaaaagccccaaaatttttttatgtaaacaATCGcactcaattaaaaaaaaaaaagaaaagtcttTTTCTATCGACACATAGCTCAAATTTTGTGAATGTCCAGCAACTACTAAGGATTTTTGTAAGGCGAGCCATCTTCTTATACCTTTCATCAGATGCCTTTCTTGACTggtaattcaaaaaaaagaaaaaattaaaagaaaaaatgtgtGAGTAGAAGAAAAAGGTCCTTATTATCACCTCTTATATCAAAGAGTGATAGGGGCCTCAAGAAAACTTATATAACTCAACCCACGAAGGTAGCAGAGAATGGACAGAAGAACAAAAAATGAGCAATCTTTTTTAGAACATTAGCCTCAAATTCATACTTCAAAATATTAGCTCATAACAAAGCCATTTTGCAAAATAACTGAAGCTACAAATAGTTGTTCACAAGGAACAGACAGTCCAAATATATTCAAGCCATCTATTGGATAATTAAAAGTCTGAAATGTATCCTAAAATCAACACTCCCAAATCAGATAATTACAATCCATTTTGAGAAGGGGCATGTCATCATGCTTTAAGAAAGACTATCCAAGGACACAAgatcaaagagaagagaaagaaaattacTTTAGCTTACATCTTCGCTAACAGGAAAAGTCATGTTaacagaaaagaaatgaaaaataataaatttcaatatGAAGCATAGAGGGAAAGGTTCACGATTGTAAAAGAGGAACATAAATATTCATTAATAAGGTAGGCTTATTAccccaaaaaatataaaaagagctCCAAACTCATTTCAGGATTTGGCTTTCATATAACTTTAATCCCTTCTCTTTCTAACATACTATTGCAAAGTAAAGATTTCATATTTCTATTGCTCAAAGCACTGTTGATTCAAGGGATTGAACAAAaagggagaaagaaaagaaaaagataattataaaaacattctaaaacaaaaaatgatccttcatttttttaaaaaaaagagcaaaaaatattttcatcagGATTATAGATTGAGGAATCGAAATTTTGTTCATTAATTAACCTGCCGAGCATATAAAATGAAGTGATGtcatacaaaaaatattatatgatgaAAGTTCTCCACCACACATCGGTAAATTGCATCAGTAAATTGCATGTacatcaaaattaataactttagcAATTCAGTGCAAACAATTGAGTGAATTGAAATTTCAgccagagaaaaaaaaaataaattatttgcagCCATAATTAGGTACATTACAAaccaaaaaagttaaaaagaaccCACATCAAGCATAATTTTAACTTCGAAAAAATGCAGGAAAACATAATTGAATAGCGAGAAACAAAATTTTTCGATAGGAATCAGAGAGAATTTGAAAAAGAGCGAGATTTCAactctaggaaagaaaaaaaattactcgAACAGCAATCTATTTTGGCTCCTCCCTTCGTGCTTTTGTGGATAATTTTTTGCGTCTTTGTAGGTTTTTGgtgctttaatattttttgtgctAATTTGGTAGCTTTTGCGTCTTTCGTATGATCAAGAAATTTATGTAGCGAACTCCAAGTAAGACCAAGAAGCTTAACCCAGCCCTCTTAAGCATAGAAATTGTGTGGGAAAGATAGAtgtatacaaataaaaaacgAGGGCCTTCTAAAATATAGCAATTGGATGGTCAAAATTAACAcaaatatatgcatgtatatacacatccatatatgcatgcatggaaTGTTAGTCAAAAGTTGCTCTACAAAGCAATCCCTTAAATGATGAGAAACAACCATTTGAGAGCTGTAATATGCAAATATAGAAGATATAAAAGTACTAATGAAATTTCCTAATGGCTAGAGAGGATGAAATAAAGGCTCACCTCTATATTCTTACTTCATATCTCTTCCATATAAATTTGTTTCCAAATCAATTTGTACCtagagaaataaaattagattagtATCCATACTCAATCCATATAGTTCATTCTTTCCAGTATAAAATTACCTTCCATcaaatgaagaaagaaaaaagataaaaaaaaatcataataatttgaagataaaattttaacttgtaGAAACAAAAGAATgcttgtttaaaaaaatttacatataaacCCCTGCAGTTTTATCTACTTATATGTAAGTATGAAGTGCAAAATTTTTCAACTTTatagtaagaaaatttttataaaagaataCTTACCTTCCATCAGATGAGGacagaaaaaagataaaattcataataatttgAAGAGCAAATTTTAACCGATAGAAACAAAAGAAtgtttgcataaaaaaaatttacatataaacCCCCTGCAGGGGTGGCAGGGCGACGTGGAGGTCGATGGAGGCAAGGGGCGGTGGGACGACGTGCACGCGGTCGAGGCGGAGGCGGGCGACGTGGACACGGttgaggcggaggcggcgacgcCGAAGTCATGGTTGCAggttagagagggagagggagaaagagagggtgAAAGAgatgagaagagaagaggaggcgAAGGGATCCATGATGAGCAGCCTGAGGGGCAGagcacctaaaaaaaaaaaaaaaaaaaaaaagaaggcggAGGGATGCCTCGTATGAATTGGAGtggaaatcaaaattaaataaattattattgtaaaTAATTTGAGAGGAGGTGGGTCCCATCTCTTCCTTAAAATAAGGAAAGAGCTTGAATCCCACGGGGATTAATAGATGTTATAGATCCCCACATCTTTGAAGTGGAGCCCATTTTGCCTTTAATTTTACTTTGTTGATTAATTGGccttaatttcttttaataaatGAGTAAAGGCCACTCTTTGCTATCATGTGGGTCTGtgacatatttttttaatattataattttaaatcccAAGTAAAAAAAAGGCACCtattaaaacatttaaaaatggttttacacttttttttaaataggatTAATTGCTTACAACtttctataaaaatattgaataacaaatatatttctataaaatttagcttttcatatttttttttataaaagtcataatatttttaaatatatccctactgtTAGGATCTGTAAGAAAATAAAGTTAaccataagtaaaatatttaatcttaaTTAGTGAATGAGTTAACTTAGCTTTTTTATCCCTATTATagtattagataaaatatttttttggaaggacatatctgcataattctaatagttgaaacttttggagggatatatttataacggcaaaaatattatcttacttatctgctattaaaaaataaacagttatctaacgataacaaatcagatgaacaaatatgaatattactgaatttttggagggataaaataaaatattaaactttgtagggatatatttgctattcgataggTTTACAATgagctatatgcaattaaccctttgaAATAATAGTGGTTTGagtggaaaaataataatataatgatacCATCATGcatcttttttaaaatataaaaatacattgaaaatatttgtaattcaaaatgatatatatttctacaatatttcttcataaatatatattatttttatatttattatatatttttttatttttgacttcactagaaaaaatttctaaatccGCATCCGCTAAAGATTCAATTGACTAAGAACCAAAGCACTTGATTTCACTTAAACACTTGTAACGTGGGATACAAAGGTATCTCCTCTGTTATTTTGGAGCCATACCTGTATAACACTCCTATTACATTCTAACAACAtcacaaattaaaaaaagaggagCTTAATACTTCAAAAAGGTTTAGGCCTCGCAAGGTCGTTTAGGAAGCACGGAGAACTTCATGAGCCCGATTTTGCAATGGGTGCCGTTACTCTCCCCGCACGCAAAGTAGTGAGTCTTCCTCTTCTTCAGCAGAAACTCGAACCCCTGACCGTCCCCCTGCGTCACGTTCCCGACGAGTATGGCTTTGCTGAGATCGCATATCAAAAAGCTACGGAGATTTTTCATCAAGTACACACTGTGTGGAAATGTTGTGCTATTCGGAGGATCATACTTGAACACTGCATTTGTTATTAAGTAAATGTTATATCTtcaacaaataatttttacaccTTACAACTAgagttttcctcttttttttttttttctctttcccttttcaGCTTCAAACTTGTCCCAAGACTCCCAACACATACACTTTGGATCAAGAATTTAAATACTCATCAGCACGGATTGTATTTATCGTACCGTATCGTGTCAATAAGATTTCAGCACGATACAGTCCCCGTACCGATGGTAcagttcaaaaccctctatttttcaaattgataagctaatttttttcaataaaattcaaaagttttgatgaagatatataataaatcgttagaatattttattgctaaaaaaaataaatattaatttcataccattatgtgtcagcacatatatattttttataatcgacacgcaccgtgccgtaccgtatCGGTATGTTTCCAGCACGACCAATGCCACAGGACTAAAATCGATACTTTGGATATATTGAAACGAAGCCACTTATTAACAACTATGTAAAAAGCAAGAAAATTGGGAATTAAAACTGAGTGATTCATTGAAATATGCtaaatatttatactattttttttaccttttttaaaatttgcatgataatttatatatatatatatatatatatatatatagagctaggctggtatactatcggtagcacggaagcctccgtgctaccaagttgttttcaatgatgcggctttcaaattgacgatcagctccgttagacttgatctacactattaaaagtatttggaaactaaatttcataatttttcgacatcatttggctagtgatcaaaaggttccaaaattaacaattttaatggtagatatgatgcgtttttaagttcaacggtgtagaagtatccaaattagatgaaaatttaatagaaaattctacttaacatcaatagcaagaccaatacttccgatttgaaatttggattctttatcactgttttttatgagattttcattttcagccgttcatttttagactactcgtttgataggtaaatgatgccgaaaaattatgaaatttagtttccaagtacttttaatagtgtagatcaagtctaacggagccgatcgttgatttagaagccgcatcattgaaaacaacttggtagcacggaggcctccgtgctaccgatagtataccagcctagctctatatatatattcacactAAATTTGTTTTGAGGATCTCAATAGTTGCCATACCAAAACACTACCCAGTTAGAGAGAGTGATAGAGAGATTACCCAGTGTGTCATATTGAAAGAACGGGGCATTGTTAATAGCCCAATCAGTATAGTTGTAGCCAAAGCTCCAGCGCGCAGAATCACCAACAATGAATCTTGCTGCA includes the following:
- the LOC109711837 gene encoding blue copper protein-like, translating into MALRTGVGIVGVAIFLVVVLNISEGSLAARFIVGDSARWSFGYNYTDWAINNAPFFQYDTLVFKYDPPNSTTFPHSVYLMKNLRSFLICDLSKAILVGNVTQGDGQGFEFLLKKRKTHYFACGESNGTHCKIGLMKFSVLPKRPCEA